The proteins below are encoded in one region of Sphingobium yanoikuyae:
- a CDS encoding alcohol dehydrogenase catalytic domain-containing protein — protein sequence MKAAIYPGDGQPIVIADLPDPQPAMGELLIRVHRCGICGTDLSMTRGGMWDYGRGVQIGHEYAGEVVEVGAGVDRFRAGDRVAVMPSIGCGQCSPCQEHGNPVLCGAKPGGAMRGFAEFAVVPADAAVRLPETLSLADGALIEPLAVSLYGARFADIRPSDPVLVLGGGTVALYAIYWARRLGAGRIVVLSRSDRRRDLAIAMGADAFFSFGDEEKGQVIEALGGAPRIVFEAIGVDGMLGRAVNHVAPFGRIVSLGFCTAPDAIIPALASYKCASLQFAVGYRMAEFLHIADQMDKGHVDPKAIISNAISLDQLPAMMATLRGTNEETKVHVRCG from the coding sequence ATGAAGGCGGCCATCTATCCGGGCGATGGCCAGCCGATCGTCATTGCCGACCTGCCCGACCCACAACCGGCGATGGGGGAATTGCTGATCCGCGTCCACCGCTGCGGCATCTGTGGCACCGACCTGTCGATGACCAGGGGCGGCATGTGGGATTATGGCCGCGGCGTGCAGATCGGCCATGAATATGCCGGCGAAGTGGTGGAGGTCGGCGCGGGTGTCGATCGCTTTCGTGCTGGCGACCGGGTCGCGGTCATGCCCTCGATCGGTTGCGGCCAGTGCAGTCCCTGCCAGGAGCATGGCAATCCGGTATTATGCGGCGCAAAGCCGGGCGGCGCGATGCGGGGCTTTGCCGAATTCGCGGTGGTGCCGGCCGATGCGGCGGTGCGCCTGCCCGAAACCCTGTCCCTGGCCGATGGCGCGCTGATCGAGCCGCTGGCCGTCAGCCTGTATGGCGCGCGCTTTGCCGATATCCGTCCTAGCGACCCGGTGCTGGTGCTCGGCGGCGGCACGGTTGCGCTTTATGCCATCTACTGGGCGCGGCGGTTGGGAGCGGGTCGGATCGTGGTCCTGTCGCGATCCGACCGGCGGCGTGATCTTGCGATCGCCATGGGTGCCGATGCCTTCTTCTCTTTTGGCGACGAGGAAAAGGGGCAGGTGATCGAAGCGCTGGGTGGCGCGCCCCGGATCGTGTTCGAGGCTATCGGGGTGGACGGGATGCTGGGGCGGGCAGTGAACCATGTCGCGCCATTCGGGCGGATCGTGTCGCTGGGCTTCTGCACGGCGCCGGATGCGATCATTCCGGCGCTGGCATCCTATAAATGCGCCAGCCTGCAATTTGCCGTCGGCTATCGCATGGCGGAATTCCTGCACATCGCCGACCAGATGGACAAAGGGCATGTTGATCCCAAGGCGATTATCAGCAATGCGATCTCGCTGGATCAGCTGCCGGCGATGATGGCGACGCTGCGCGGGACCAATGAAGAGACCAAGGTGCATGTCCGTTGCGGCTAG
- the pncB gene encoding nicotinate phosphoribosyltransferase, producing the protein MVFTDIATRTYNHNWRLDPIVRSLLDTDFYKLLMLQMIRQQHPDVQTTFKLINRTHHVRLADIIDEGELRAQLDHARSLRFGKKELIWLAGNSFYGRTQMFSPDFIAWLADFRLPEYELRQVDGQYELRFHGLWIETMMWEIPALAIINELRSRAAMKGRGRFALDVLYARAKAKLWEKVERLSALPDLVISDFGTRRRHGFLWQRWCVEALKEGLGDRFIGSSNVLLAMDADLEAIGTNAHELPMVQAALAPDDAALARAPYSVLEQWQAHYGGNLRIALPDAFGTAAFLKDAPDWVADWTGFRPDSAPPIEAGEQIISWWQEKGRDPRNKLLIFSDGMDVDSIEATYRHFHGRVRMSFGWGTNLTNDFRGCAPFETDGLDPISLVCKVVDANGRPAVKLSDNPAKATGDPTEIDRYLRVFGGDGRKAVAVQV; encoded by the coding sequence ATGGTCTTCACCGATATCGCCACCCGCACCTACAACCATAATTGGCGGCTCGACCCGATCGTGCGCAGCCTGCTCGACACCGATTTCTACAAGCTGCTGATGCTGCAGATGATCCGGCAGCAGCATCCCGATGTCCAGACCACCTTCAAGCTGATCAACCGCACCCACCATGTGCGCCTGGCCGACATCATCGATGAAGGCGAACTGCGCGCCCAGCTCGATCATGCCCGCTCCTTACGGTTCGGCAAGAAGGAACTGATCTGGCTGGCGGGCAACAGCTTCTATGGCCGGACCCAGATGTTCAGCCCGGATTTCATCGCCTGGCTCGCCGACTTTCGCCTGCCGGAATATGAGCTGCGCCAGGTCGATGGCCAATATGAGCTGCGCTTCCACGGGCTCTGGATCGAGACGATGATGTGGGAGATCCCGGCCCTCGCGATCATCAACGAATTGCGATCGCGCGCGGCGATGAAGGGGCGTGGCCGCTTCGCGCTCGACGTGCTTTATGCCCGCGCCAAGGCCAAGCTGTGGGAGAAGGTCGAGCGCCTGAGCGCCTTGCCCGATCTCGTCATCTCCGACTTCGGCACACGCCGTCGCCATGGCTTCCTGTGGCAGCGCTGGTGCGTCGAGGCGCTGAAGGAAGGACTGGGCGACCGTTTCATCGGTTCGTCCAACGTGCTGCTGGCGATGGATGCCGATCTGGAGGCGATCGGCACCAATGCGCATGAACTGCCTATGGTGCAGGCCGCACTGGCACCGGACGACGCAGCGCTCGCCCGCGCGCCCTATAGCGTGCTGGAACAATGGCAGGCCCATTATGGCGGCAATCTGCGCATCGCCCTGCCCGACGCGTTCGGCACCGCCGCCTTCCTGAAGGACGCGCCGGACTGGGTGGCCGACTGGACTGGTTTCCGCCCCGACAGCGCGCCACCGATCGAGGCGGGTGAGCAGATCATAAGCTGGTGGCAGGAAAAGGGGCGCGATCCGCGCAACAAGCTGCTGATTTTTTCCGATGGCATGGACGTCGACAGTATCGAGGCGACCTATCGCCATTTCCATGGCCGCGTGCGCATGAGCTTTGGCTGGGGCACCAATCTCACCAATGATTTTCGCGGCTGCGCCCCGTTCGAAACCGACGGGCTCGATCCGATCTCACTGGTGTGCAAGGTGGTGGACGCCAATGGCCGCCCGGCGGTGAAGCTGTCGGACAATCCCGCCAAGGCGACCGGTGATCCGACCGAGATCGATCGCTATCTGCGCGTCTTCGGCGGCGACGGACGAAAGGCGGTCGCCGTCCAGGTCTAG
- a CDS encoding PQQ-dependent dehydrogenase, methanol/ethanol family, with protein MKGRVSTAVAILALASGLVACGADSAAPGGPTANWSSFGGDDKEQHYSALDQISADNVGKLGLAWSYDIDTYDSYTQPLAIDGVLYFAVGLSVVHALDAKTGKLLWQYDPDVASQPEAKWRMRAGWGTRGIAYKDGLIYTATREGRLIAVDAKTGKPRWSVQTLDEAENGYITGPPWVAGDKIVVGFGGADYSPTRGYVTAYDAKTGKKAWRWFVVPGDPAKGFENKAMEAAAKTWTGEWWKFGGGGTVWHAMAYDAKYDRIYLGTGNGWPWNQKIRSPGGGDNLYLASIVAIDVKTGEYAWHYQVNPENSHDFNDAMDIELADIEIGGKMRSVLMHAPKNGFFYALDRETGKFISAGEFAKQNWAKRIDPVTGRPEINPEAQYPNGKPFMMYPFPNGAHGVQAMAFSPKTNLSYIPVMEGGRVFVDPANVKDWTYKPGMMVNTGLGAPPANLVPPAAVSKLVAFDVANNKVAWSVPQPGVFNGGIMATGGGLLFQGTNDGNFNAYSATDGRKLWSFPAQNGILSAPISYTVGGKQYVSVITGFRSSFPNVPNWDYRQQQRRVLTFAIGGTKALPKFEPVDEPIQDDPAFTVDAAKAKVGGGIYNSSCVICHGAGMMAGGAAPDLRKSAVPLDAETFKSVVHDGALMTRGMGAFEQLSDADLEGLRHYIRQRARETAPKAN; from the coding sequence ATGAAGGGAAGAGTGTCGACGGCCGTGGCGATCCTGGCCCTGGCAAGCGGGCTGGTCGCCTGCGGCGCGGACAGCGCAGCGCCGGGCGGTCCGACCGCCAACTGGTCCAGCTTTGGCGGCGACGACAAGGAGCAGCACTACAGCGCGCTCGACCAGATCAGCGCCGACAATGTCGGCAAGCTCGGCCTCGCCTGGTCCTATGACATCGATACCTATGACAGCTATACACAGCCGCTGGCGATAGATGGCGTCCTCTATTTCGCGGTCGGCCTGTCGGTCGTCCATGCGCTCGACGCCAAGACCGGCAAGCTGCTGTGGCAATATGACCCCGACGTGGCGAGCCAGCCGGAGGCGAAATGGCGGATGCGCGCCGGCTGGGGCACGCGCGGCATCGCCTATAAGGACGGGCTGATCTATACTGCCACCCGCGAAGGCCGGCTGATCGCGGTCGACGCCAAGACCGGCAAGCCGCGCTGGTCGGTCCAGACGCTCGACGAGGCGGAAAACGGCTATATCACCGGCCCGCCATGGGTGGCCGGCGACAAGATCGTGGTCGGCTTTGGCGGCGCGGACTACAGCCCGACTCGCGGCTATGTGACCGCCTATGATGCCAAGACCGGCAAGAAGGCGTGGCGCTGGTTCGTGGTGCCGGGCGATCCGGCCAAGGGCTTTGAGAACAAGGCGATGGAGGCCGCGGCCAAGACCTGGACCGGCGAATGGTGGAAGTTCGGCGGGGGCGGCACGGTGTGGCATGCCATGGCCTATGACGCCAAATATGACCGCATCTACCTCGGCACCGGCAATGGCTGGCCGTGGAATCAGAAGATCCGTTCGCCCGGCGGCGGCGACAATCTTTATCTCGCCTCGATCGTGGCGATCGACGTGAAGACCGGCGAATATGCCTGGCACTATCAGGTGAACCCGGAAAACAGCCATGATTTCAACGATGCGATGGATATCGAGCTGGCCGATATCGAGATTGGCGGCAAGATGCGGTCGGTGCTGATGCACGCGCCCAAGAATGGCTTCTTCTATGCGCTGGACCGCGAGACCGGGAAGTTCATTTCGGCCGGCGAGTTCGCAAAGCAGAATTGGGCCAAGCGGATCGATCCGGTCACCGGCCGGCCCGAGATCAATCCCGAGGCGCAATATCCGAACGGCAAGCCGTTCATGATGTATCCCTTCCCCAATGGCGCGCATGGCGTCCAGGCGATGGCGTTCAGTCCCAAGACGAACCTCAGCTACATTCCAGTGATGGAGGGCGGCCGCGTGTTTGTCGATCCGGCCAATGTGAAGGACTGGACCTACAAGCCGGGGATGATGGTCAATACCGGTCTGGGCGCGCCGCCGGCCAATCTGGTGCCGCCCGCTGCGGTGAGCAAGCTGGTCGCCTTCGACGTCGCCAACAACAAGGTCGCCTGGTCGGTGCCGCAACCTGGCGTGTTCAACGGCGGTATCATGGCGACGGGCGGCGGCCTGCTGTTCCAGGGAACGAATGACGGTAATTTCAACGCCTATTCGGCGACCGACGGGCGCAAGCTCTGGTCCTTCCCTGCGCAGAACGGCATATTGTCCGCGCCGATCAGCTACACGGTCGGCGGCAAGCAATATGTGTCGGTGATCACTGGTTTCCGCAGCAGCTTCCCCAACGTCCCCAACTGGGATTATCGCCAGCAGCAGCGACGGGTGCTGACCTTCGCGATCGGTGGCACCAAGGCGCTGCCCAAGTTCGAGCCGGTGGACGAGCCGATCCAGGATGATCCGGCCTTCACCGTCGACGCCGCAAAGGCCAAGGTCGGCGGCGGCATCTACAATAGCAGCTGCGTCATCTGTCATGGCGCAGGCATGATGGCGGGCGGCGCCGCGCCGGACCTGCGCAAGTCGGCGGTGCCGCTGGACGCGGAGACGTTCAAGTCGGTGGTGCATGACGGGGCGCTGATGACACGCGGCATGGGCGCCTTCGAGCAGTTGAGCGATGCCGATCTGGAAGGGCTGCGCCACTATATCCGCCAGCGCGCGCGGGAAACCGCGCCCAAGGCAAACTGA
- a CDS encoding enoyl-CoA hydratase/isomerase family protein: MTLRLEHDGAVAIVTLDRPDRRNAFTMAMRGEIATLFDNLAQDDGVRAVVLTGAGGHFCSGADTGEMGAADSAAFLKRMRALHRMIRAIAATPKPVIAAVDGVCVGAGWSLALACDLILASPNASFAQLFGRIGYAPDAGAIWQLARLVGPMRAKEIVYSGRTLDADEALQLGLILSIEAERPIRDAAIELATRIAQGPPVAQAMSKQLFEATTLSFDQFLDREFMVQPLLATTADHREGLAAARDKRAPNFIGR; this comes from the coding sequence ATGACCCTTCGGCTGGAGCATGACGGCGCAGTGGCGATCGTGACGCTCGATCGCCCCGACCGGCGCAATGCCTTCACCATGGCGATGCGCGGCGAGATCGCCACGCTGTTCGACAATCTGGCCCAGGATGACGGGGTTCGCGCGGTCGTCCTGACCGGTGCAGGCGGTCATTTCTGCTCGGGCGCCGATACCGGCGAGATGGGTGCCGCCGACAGTGCCGCTTTCCTCAAGCGGATGCGCGCGCTCCACCGCATGATCCGCGCCATCGCCGCCACGCCCAAGCCCGTCATCGCAGCGGTCGACGGCGTCTGCGTCGGCGCCGGCTGGAGCCTGGCGCTCGCCTGCGACCTGATCCTCGCCAGCCCGAATGCCAGCTTTGCCCAGCTGTTCGGCCGGATCGGCTATGCGCCCGACGCCGGCGCCATCTGGCAATTGGCCCGGCTGGTCGGCCCGATGCGCGCGAAGGAAATCGTCTACAGCGGCCGGACGCTCGACGCAGACGAAGCCTTGCAGCTCGGCCTCATCCTCTCGATCGAAGCAGAACGCCCAATCCGAGACGCGGCGATCGAACTGGCGACCCGCATTGCGCAGGGGCCGCCAGTCGCACAGGCGATGAGCAAGCAGTTGTTCGAGGCGACCACGCTATCCTTCGACCAGTTCCTCGACCGCGAGTTCATGGTCCAGCCGCTGCTGGCGACCACCGCCGATCATCGCGAGGGACTGGCCGCCGCGCGGGACAAGCGCGCCCCGAACTTCATCGGCCGATAA
- a CDS encoding carboxylesterase/lipase family protein, protein MSTTSGPIRGVVRDDVRFFGGIPYAAPPVGVNRWRAPQPVRAWKTERDATGFAADCPQPPRKEDAAFPQDENCLTLNIASPDLGARKLPVLFVVHGGAYFVGSGREPFRNGMPPLVKQGVVLVAPNYRIGRLGFFAHPALTNEAPKATANFWLMDQVAALHWVRQNIARFGGDPDNVTIIGCSAGGSSINALMATPMARGLFARASAHSAGGLFNANRPLPQAQEQGLAFAQRTGVTGNGAPSLAALRRLSVAQVLAGDSGAPDFGATVDGSWLPAPLSTLFARGQIAHVPLISGSTSNEASIFGLMGFGRAEMARRFGIDLSAVSSSYGLSDEAELLRQVQTDFLFTSAALGMTQLAARAGLPTRAYQFDFVPPDQRSAKPGADHCADRLFWLGQSPSADAESQTLARTMSGWMLNYVRSSDPNGPGLPRWPATQDGRTDPLVIGQHIAATPDFRARQLTPWFDKWQRESGQTFGWTPTP, encoded by the coding sequence TTGTCCACAACGTCCGGGCCGATCCGCGGCGTTGTGCGCGACGATGTCCGCTTCTTCGGCGGCATTCCCTATGCCGCGCCCCCGGTCGGCGTCAATCGCTGGCGCGCACCGCAACCGGTCCGCGCCTGGAAGACCGAGCGTGACGCTACAGGCTTTGCGGCTGATTGCCCCCAGCCACCGCGCAAAGAGGACGCCGCCTTCCCCCAGGATGAAAATTGCCTGACCCTCAACATCGCCTCGCCCGACCTTGGCGCCCGCAAATTGCCGGTGCTGTTCGTCGTCCATGGCGGCGCCTATTTCGTCGGCTCGGGTCGGGAACCATTCCGCAACGGCATGCCCCCGCTGGTCAAGCAGGGTGTCGTCCTTGTCGCGCCCAATTACCGCATCGGGCGGCTCGGCTTCTTCGCGCACCCGGCGCTGACAAACGAAGCGCCCAAGGCGACGGCCAATTTCTGGCTGATGGATCAGGTCGCGGCGCTGCACTGGGTCCGGCAGAATATCGCCCGTTTCGGCGGCGATCCGGACAATGTGACCATCATCGGCTGTTCGGCGGGCGGCTCCAGCATCAATGCGCTGATGGCGACGCCGATGGCCAGAGGCCTGTTCGCGCGCGCCAGCGCCCATTCGGCCGGCGGCCTGTTCAACGCCAACCGCCCCCTGCCCCAGGCGCAGGAGCAGGGACTGGCCTTTGCCCAGCGCACCGGCGTGACCGGCAATGGCGCGCCATCGCTCGCTGCCCTGCGCAGGCTCAGCGTCGCACAGGTGCTGGCCGGCGACAGCGGCGCGCCGGACTTTGGCGCAACCGTCGATGGCAGCTGGCTCCCTGCTCCCCTTTCCACCCTGTTCGCAAGAGGCCAGATCGCGCATGTCCCGCTGATCAGCGGATCGACCAGCAACGAAGCCAGCATCTTTGGCCTGATGGGCTTTGGCCGGGCCGAAATGGCGCGCCGCTTCGGCATCGATCTGTCGGCCGTGTCCTCCAGCTACGGCCTGTCCGACGAGGCGGAATTGCTGCGCCAGGTGCAGACCGATTTCCTGTTCACCTCGGCGGCGCTCGGCATGACCCAACTGGCGGCCCGCGCCGGCCTGCCTACACGCGCCTATCAGTTCGATTTCGTGCCGCCCGACCAGCGCAGCGCGAAGCCAGGCGCGGACCATTGCGCCGACCGCCTGTTCTGGCTCGGCCAGTCTCCCTCGGCCGATGCGGAAAGCCAGACGCTCGCCAGGACCATGTCGGGCTGGATGCTGAACTATGTGCGCAGCAGCGACCCCAACGGCCCCGGCTTGCCGCGATGGCCCGCCACCCAGGACGGCCGCACTGACCCGCTGGTCATCGGCCAGCATATCGCCGCCACCCCGGACTTCCGCGCCCGCCAGCTCACCCCCTGGTTCGACAAATGGCAGCGGGAAAGCGGTCAGACCTTCGGCTGGACGCCCACGCCATGA